A region from the Vicia villosa cultivar HV-30 ecotype Madison, WI linkage group LG3, Vvil1.0, whole genome shotgun sequence genome encodes:
- the LOC131659998 gene encoding auxin-responsive protein SAUR71-like, giving the protein MDQPKKPNKIRDIVRLQQVLKKWRRIANASKTSNNSTTSKSIKFLKRTLSMSEREGERSSNVAVPKGYLAVCVGVELNRFVIPTEYLTHQAFHVLLREAEEEFGFEQTGVLRIPCEVSVFESILKMVEGKDGFSTQKCSFGIEKMMGYCSSNQLGYYHQPHSPMCR; this is encoded by the coding sequence ATGGATCAACCAAAGAAACCTAACAAGATCAGAGACATAGTTAGACTTCAACAAGTCCTTAAGAAATGGAGAAGAATAGCCAATGCTTCAAAAACAAGCAACAACAGTACTACTAGTAAAAGCATAAAGTTTCTCAAAAGAACACTCTCCATGTCCGAACGCGAAGGAGAAAGATCGAGCAACGTTGCGGTTCCAAAAGGGTACCTAGCAGTTTGTGTTGGTGTAGAACTTAACAGGTTTGTTATCCCAACTGAGTATTTGACTCATCAAGCCTTTCATGTATTACTCagagaagcagaagaagaattcGGATTCGAACAAACTGGTGTTCTACGAATTCCTTGTGAAGTTTCTGTGTTTGAGAGTATCTTGAAGATGGTGGAAGGAAAAGATGGATTTTCTACTCAGAAATGTAGTTTTGGTATTGAAAAAATGATGGGATACTGCTCATCAAACCAGCTTGGTTATTATCATCAGCCTCATAGTCCTATGTGCAGATAG